TGTTCCAGTTGAGGTAACAGGTAATCGAATACCTCACGGTCACGACTGTCAGTGCCCATATTGACATAAGCACCGGGAGACAACCGAATTCCGGTACGTTCACGCCCAATGGCGGCAATAATTGCATCGGTAACCTGCAATGGGAAGCGACTCATATTCTCAGGGCTAGCGCCATATTCGTCTTCTCGGCGGTTACTGTCATTATGCAGAAACTCATCAATCAGATACGCATTAGCACCGTGAATTTCCACACCGTCAAAACCTGCTTCTATGGCATTTTCAGCTGCTTTGGCGTAATCACTCACTAACTGTTGGATCTCATCCACTGTCAGTGCTTTAGGCGTTTCATACTTCAATTCACGCATTCTGGGAACTGTGCCATCAAGCGCCACGGCAGAGGGCGCAACGGTGTACTCCCCGCCAAAAAAGTAGGTGTGCGCGACGCGCCCGGTATGCCACAACTGAGCGAAGATCAGGCCACCTTTTGCATGTACAGCATCAGTTACTTTGCGCCAACCTTGGATCTGTTCAGCGGTATATAACCCGGGAGTGTTTGGGTATCCCTGCCCATCGGGACGAATGATTGTGGCTTCACTAACGATTAAGCCCGCATCAGCACGACGGGCATAATAAGCGGCCATATCCTCAGTAGGCACCAATCCAGGCCCGGCCATACAACGAGTGAGTGGCGCCATCAATATCCGGTTTTTCAGCGTAATTTTGTCATTCAGACGATAAGGTTCGAACAAAATGTCGTACATGAATACTTCCTCAAAGGGCAAAAACTAGCAGCCTCGACGCACGGTCAACAGCTGAGAATATT
This portion of the Shewanella yunxiaonensis genome encodes:
- a CDS encoding alkene reductase, whose protein sequence is MYDILFEPYRLNDKITLKNRILMAPLTRCMAGPGLVPTEDMAAYYARRADAGLIVSEATIIRPDGQGYPNTPGLYTAEQIQGWRKVTDAVHAKGGLIFAQLWHTGRVAHTYFFGGEYTVAPSAVALDGTVPRMRELKYETPKALTVDEIQQLVSDYAKAAENAIEAGFDGVEIHGANAYLIDEFLHNDSNRREDEYGASPENMSRFPLQVTDAIIAAIGRERTGIRLSPGAYVNMGTDSRDREVFDYLLPQLEQRQLAYVHLGIFDDSLRFDYLDGQASAYLRHHYQQTLVGVGGYSADSASQAIAEGKFDLIAIGRPFIANPDYVAKVRQGEPTTAYSDEMLATLY